The following are from one region of the Natronosporangium hydrolyticum genome:
- a CDS encoding ATP-binding protein: MGGTNDAADGTYALRAVDPLIGELLAGLPALLLVGPRAVGKTTTAHRFARSELRLDYPPTAQAVAVDPDAVLRELDEPVLIDEWQVAPAVLGAVKRAVDQAPHPGRFLVTGSVRGDLDSPTWPGTGRLVRVNMYGLTVAELLGRAPREPFLDRVAAQGVEHLPTPLERPDLRGYVELALRSGFPEAALELPADLRERWLDSYLDQLLTRDLAMIGGQRDPDRVRRYLEALALHTAGVVEHQAVFRAADLSRATADAYDHLLRNLLVAEAVPAWHSSRLKRLVRTPKRYLIEPALVASVLRLDTNSILQDALLLGRLLDTFVMAQLRAELPLCRSRPRLFHLRQADGRREIDLIAELSGRRTVAIEVKAGAPGTGDARHLAWLRDELGDEFVGGVILHTGQLAYSLGDRLTAAPISTLWA; the protein is encoded by the coding sequence GTGGGGGGTACCAACGACGCGGCCGACGGCACCTACGCCCTCCGGGCTGTCGACCCGCTCATCGGAGAACTGTTAGCCGGCCTGCCCGCGTTGCTACTGGTCGGCCCCCGGGCAGTGGGCAAGACCACCACCGCCCACCGCTTCGCCCGCTCAGAGTTGCGTCTTGACTACCCACCCACGGCACAAGCGGTGGCGGTCGACCCGGACGCCGTGCTCCGGGAACTCGACGAGCCGGTGCTGATCGACGAGTGGCAGGTCGCCCCAGCCGTACTTGGCGCGGTCAAGCGGGCGGTCGACCAGGCACCACACCCCGGACGATTCCTGGTCACTGGCTCAGTGCGGGGCGACCTCGACTCGCCGACGTGGCCGGGCACGGGCCGATTGGTTCGCGTCAACATGTACGGGCTGACCGTGGCCGAGCTCCTAGGCCGCGCACCACGCGAGCCGTTCCTGGACCGGGTCGCCGCCCAGGGCGTGGAGCATCTGCCGACGCCACTCGAGCGGCCGGACCTTCGGGGATACGTAGAGCTGGCGCTGCGGAGTGGATTCCCCGAGGCGGCGCTCGAGCTACCCGCCGATCTTCGGGAACGTTGGCTCGACAGCTACCTGGATCAACTGCTGACCAGGGACCTCGCCATGATCGGTGGGCAGCGTGACCCCGACCGGGTCCGCCGCTACCTGGAGGCACTCGCCCTGCACACGGCTGGTGTGGTGGAGCACCAGGCGGTTTTTCGGGCCGCCGATCTGAGCCGAGCCACTGCTGACGCGTATGACCATTTGCTGCGCAATCTTCTGGTGGCCGAGGCTGTGCCAGCGTGGCACTCCAGCCGCCTCAAGCGCCTGGTCCGTACCCCGAAGCGGTATCTGATCGAGCCGGCGCTGGTCGCTAGCGTATTGCGCCTGGACACAAACAGCATCCTGCAGGACGCGCTCCTACTGGGTCGGCTGCTCGATACATTCGTGATGGCCCAGCTGCGGGCGGAGCTGCCGCTCTGTCGGAGCCGGCCACGGCTGTTTCACCTGCGGCAGGCGGACGGGCGGCGCGAGATCGACCTGATCGCGGAGTTGTCCGGGCGACGGACCGTGGCAATCGAGGTCAAGGCGGGGGCGCCCGGCACTGGCGACGCTCGGCACCTCGCCTGGTTACGCGACGAGCTCGGCGACGAGTTCGTCGGCGGAGTCATCTTGCACACCGGCCAGCTCGCATACTCGCTCGGTGACCGACTCACGGCCGCGCCCATATCCACCCTCTGGGCGTAG
- a CDS encoding acetyl-CoA carboxylase biotin carboxylase subunit encodes MIESLLVANRGEIARRIIRTARRLGVRTIAVYAEPDADLPFVAEADQAVALTAAQPAQAYRDVPAVLAAAKETGAQAVHPGYGFLSENPDFARAVVEQGLRWVGPAPEAIAAMGDKINARNLMSAAGVPVAPGTVEPVPDADAALAAAAEIGYPIMVKAAAGGGGMGMAVAADEAALATEYAKVAGFAERMFGDPAVLLERYFPRVRHVEAQVLGLADGRVVALGERECSVQRRNQKLVEESPSPALTGEQRSALLAAAVRAGEAVDYRNAGTVEFLFAPETGEFFFLEMNTRLQVEHPVTEAVYGIDLVEAQLRIAAGEPVTVPTEPAGHAIELRVNAEDPKRFFPGPGAITEWVEPTGEGVRVDSGYAAGTTVTPHFDSLMAKLIVYAPDRSQALARLRTAVAEFQIAGPKHNLPFFAELLDNDEFVSGDYDTGIVSRR; translated from the coding sequence ATGATCGAGTCACTACTGGTCGCCAACCGCGGGGAGATCGCCCGCCGGATCATCCGTACCGCCCGCCGGCTGGGGGTGCGGACCATCGCCGTCTACGCCGAGCCGGACGCCGACCTGCCGTTCGTCGCCGAGGCCGACCAGGCGGTCGCGCTTACCGCGGCGCAGCCGGCGCAGGCCTACCGGGACGTGCCGGCGGTGCTGGCGGCGGCGAAGGAGACCGGGGCGCAGGCGGTGCACCCCGGCTACGGCTTCCTGTCGGAAAATCCCGACTTCGCCCGGGCCGTGGTCGAGCAGGGGCTGCGCTGGGTCGGCCCGGCCCCGGAGGCGATCGCCGCCATGGGCGACAAGATCAACGCCCGTAATCTGATGTCCGCCGCCGGGGTGCCGGTGGCGCCCGGCACCGTCGAGCCGGTGCCGGACGCCGACGCCGCGCTCGCCGCCGCTGCCGAGATCGGTTACCCGATCATGGTGAAGGCGGCTGCTGGCGGCGGGGGTATGGGCATGGCGGTCGCGGCCGACGAAGCCGCGCTGGCCACCGAATACGCCAAGGTGGCCGGCTTCGCCGAGCGGATGTTCGGCGACCCGGCGGTGCTGCTGGAGCGGTACTTCCCGCGGGTGCGCCATGTGGAGGCGCAGGTGTTGGGGCTAGCCGACGGTCGGGTGGTGGCGCTGGGCGAGCGCGAGTGCTCGGTGCAGCGCCGCAACCAGAAGCTGGTCGAAGAGTCCCCGTCCCCGGCGCTCACCGGCGAGCAACGCTCCGCGCTGCTCGCCGCGGCGGTACGGGCGGGCGAGGCGGTCGACTACCGCAACGCTGGCACGGTGGAGTTCCTGTTCGCCCCGGAGACCGGGGAGTTCTTCTTCCTGGAGATGAACACCCGGCTGCAGGTGGAGCACCCGGTGACCGAGGCGGTCTACGGCATCGACCTGGTCGAGGCGCAGCTGCGGATCGCCGCCGGGGAGCCGGTGACGGTGCCGACCGAGCCAGCTGGCCACGCGATCGAGCTGCGGGTCAACGCCGAGGATCCGAAGCGGTTCTTCCCCGGCCCCGGCGCGATCACCGAGTGGGTCGAGCCGACCGGTGAAGGGGTGCGGGTCGACTCGGGCTACGCCGCCGGCACCACCGTCACCCCGCACTTCGACTCGCTGATGGCGAAGCTGATCGTCTACGCCCCCGACCGTTCGCAGGCGCTCGCCCGGCTCCGCACCGCGGTCGCCGAGTTCCAGATCGCCGGGCCGAAGCACAACCTGCCGTTCTTCGCCGAACTGCTCGACAACGACGAGTTCGTCTCCGGCGACTACGACACCGGCATCGTCTCCCGCCGCTGA
- a CDS encoding SGNH/GDSL hydrolase family protein has product MRWSSFVAVGDSFTEGMDDPDPAGDGFRGWADLVAEALAAGRAEFGYANLAVRGRLFAQVAAEQVPAALAMRPALVSFAAGGNDVLRRSFEPDSMLRRFDEVVAEIRGAGAELILFRFADLSRRLPGGRFIAPRATLLNEAVVATADRHGATVIDLWSDDAFDHPELWSVDRLHLSSAGHRRVAAHVLTGLGMSPDPQWWEEPSPTPAAGWWARRTADVVWTGQYLAPWVKRRLTGRSSGDLVTAKRPRLTPLRGDGQVGEHPLG; this is encoded by the coding sequence GTGCGTTGGAGCAGCTTTGTAGCAGTGGGTGACAGTTTTACCGAGGGCATGGACGACCCGGATCCGGCCGGTGACGGTTTCCGGGGCTGGGCCGACCTGGTCGCCGAGGCGCTCGCCGCTGGCCGGGCCGAGTTCGGGTACGCCAACCTGGCGGTCCGGGGTCGGCTCTTCGCCCAGGTGGCGGCCGAGCAGGTGCCGGCGGCGTTGGCGATGCGACCGGCGCTGGTCAGCTTCGCCGCTGGCGGCAACGACGTGCTGCGTCGCAGCTTCGAGCCGGACTCGATGCTGCGCCGGTTCGACGAGGTGGTGGCCGAGATCCGCGGGGCCGGGGCGGAGCTGATCCTGTTCCGGTTCGCGGACCTGAGCCGGCGGCTGCCGGGCGGGCGGTTCATCGCGCCGCGGGCGACCCTGCTCAACGAGGCGGTGGTGGCGACCGCGGACCGGCACGGGGCGACCGTGATCGATCTGTGGTCGGACGACGCGTTCGACCACCCAGAGTTGTGGAGTGTGGACCGGCTGCATCTTTCGTCGGCCGGGCATCGACGGGTGGCCGCCCATGTGCTCACCGGGTTGGGGATGAGTCCGGATCCCCAGTGGTGGGAGGAGCCGTCGCCGACCCCAGCGGCGGGGTGGTGGGCGCGGCGCACCGCCGACGTGGTGTGGACCGGCCAGTACCTCGCGCCGTGGGTGAAGCGGCGGCTCACCGGCCGCTCCTCGGGGGACCTGGTGACCGCTAAGCGGCCCCGGTTGACGCCGCTACGGGGTGACGGTCAGGTGGGCGAGCACCCGCTCGGCTAA
- a CDS encoding hydroxymethylglutaryl-CoA lyase: protein MPAQVSIREVGPRDGLQNEAPVPTEAKVRLLDALSHTGVRRIEAVSFVHPKAIPQMADADEVWAKATTVDGVRYSALVPNSRGAQRALAAGFTEIEVVVSASDTHNRRNVNRATAESLDDIAALIGQLHSQGAVAEVIIATSFGCPYEGDVDPARVAGIVDRVVADGADRVSFGDTTGMATPRRVREVVTAVRDRHPDLPLLLHFHNTRGTALANVLAALQLGVTDFDASVGGLGGCPYAPGASGNVATEEVVHMLHDLGIDTGVDLEALLAAAALAEEIVGRELPSGVLRAGPRTRLVS, encoded by the coding sequence CTGCCAGCGCAGGTGAGTATCCGGGAAGTGGGGCCGCGTGACGGTCTCCAGAACGAGGCGCCGGTGCCGACCGAGGCGAAGGTCCGGCTGCTTGACGCCCTCAGCCACACCGGCGTACGCCGGATCGAGGCGGTCTCGTTCGTGCATCCGAAGGCGATCCCGCAGATGGCCGACGCCGACGAGGTCTGGGCGAAGGCCACCACGGTCGACGGGGTGCGCTACTCCGCGCTGGTGCCCAACTCGCGCGGGGCGCAGCGGGCGCTGGCGGCGGGGTTCACCGAGATCGAGGTGGTGGTCTCGGCGAGCGACACCCACAACCGGCGCAACGTCAACCGGGCGACCGCCGAGTCGCTCGACGACATTGCCGCGCTGATCGGGCAGCTGCACAGCCAGGGCGCGGTCGCCGAGGTGATCATCGCGACCTCGTTCGGCTGCCCGTACGAGGGGGATGTCGACCCGGCCCGGGTGGCCGGAATCGTGGACCGGGTGGTCGCCGACGGCGCGGACCGGGTGTCCTTCGGCGACACCACCGGGATGGCCACGCCGCGGCGGGTGCGGGAGGTGGTGACCGCGGTCCGCGATCGCCACCCGGACCTGCCGCTTTTGCTGCACTTCCACAACACCCGCGGCACCGCGCTGGCGAATGTGCTGGCGGCGCTGCAGCTCGGCGTCACCGATTTCGACGCCAGCGTGGGCGGGCTCGGCGGCTGCCCGTACGCCCCGGGGGCCTCCGGCAACGTCGCCACCGAAGAGGTGGTGCATATGCTGCACGACCTGGGGATCGATACCGGTGTCGACCTGGAGGCGCTGCTGGCGGCGGCGGCGCTGGCCGAGGAGATCGTGGGTCGGGAGCTGCCCTCCGGGGTGCTGCGCGCCGGTCCTCGTACCCGGCTGGTGAGCTGA
- a CDS encoding proline--tRNA ligase, with the protein MLLRMSKLFVRTLREDPADAEVPSHRLLVRAGYIRRAAPGGYAFLPLGKLVLDRIADLVRGEMFGIGGQEVEFPALLPAEPYQTSRRWVEFGDQLFRLRDRRGGDLLLAPTHEEMMTLLVKDLCSSYRDYPVTLFQIQTKFRNEARPRGGLLRGREFLMKDSYSFDLDAAGLTESYAAHRAAYQRIFDRLGLRYTVVEALSGSMGGSRSEEFLAETPSGEDTFVGCTECGYAANTEAVTTPPPASQNPAAGPPLQVHDTPDTPTIETLVAHANQHQLGGRTDWTAADTLKNVAIEVRGPSDPAPQLLVIGVPGDREVDMRRLEAVLHPASVALFEDWPARPELVRGYLGPQELHKAGVRYLVDPRVVAGSAWLTGANEPGRHATGVVCGRDFTPDSTIEAAAIRDGDPCPACEHGALEIRRGIEVGHVFQLGKRFTDAFELDASGADGGLTRITMGSYGIGISRLLATIAEQHHDDDGLVWPAAVAPCDIHLVPTGQRQLDAALTLAEELTAAGRRVLLDDRVSVSAGVKFTDAELLGIPRIVVLGRRVDEGYGELRDRVTGERRETPLTVADVLG; encoded by the coding sequence ATGCTGTTGCGGATGTCGAAGCTGTTCGTCCGGACGTTGCGCGAGGACCCAGCAGACGCGGAGGTGCCCAGCCACCGGCTGCTGGTCCGCGCCGGCTACATCCGTCGCGCGGCCCCCGGCGGCTACGCCTTCCTGCCGCTGGGCAAGCTGGTGTTGGACCGCATCGCTGACCTGGTCCGAGGCGAGATGTTCGGCATCGGCGGCCAGGAGGTGGAGTTCCCCGCGCTACTGCCGGCCGAGCCCTACCAGACCTCCCGCCGGTGGGTCGAGTTCGGCGACCAGCTGTTCCGGCTGCGCGACCGGCGCGGCGGCGACCTGCTGCTGGCGCCGACCCACGAAGAGATGATGACGCTGCTGGTCAAGGACCTCTGCTCGTCCTACCGGGACTATCCGGTGACGCTGTTCCAGATCCAGACCAAGTTCCGCAACGAGGCCCGGCCGCGAGGTGGGCTGCTCCGCGGCCGCGAGTTCCTGATGAAGGATTCCTACTCGTTCGACCTTGACGCCGCCGGGCTCACCGAGTCGTACGCCGCCCACCGCGCCGCGTACCAACGGATCTTCGACCGGCTGGGCCTGCGGTACACGGTGGTGGAGGCCCTCTCCGGCAGCATGGGCGGGTCCCGCAGCGAGGAGTTCCTGGCCGAGACCCCTTCCGGCGAGGACACCTTCGTCGGCTGCACCGAGTGCGGCTACGCCGCGAACACCGAGGCGGTGACCACCCCGCCGCCGGCGAGTCAGAACCCGGCCGCTGGCCCGCCGCTGCAGGTCCACGACACTCCCGACACCCCGACCATCGAGACCCTGGTCGCCCACGCCAACCAGCACCAGCTCGGCGGCCGCACCGACTGGACCGCCGCCGACACGCTCAAGAACGTCGCCATCGAGGTACGCGGGCCCAGCGACCCGGCCCCGCAGCTGCTGGTGATCGGCGTCCCCGGCGACCGGGAAGTAGACATGCGCCGGCTGGAGGCGGTGCTGCACCCGGCGAGCGTCGCCCTCTTCGAAGACTGGCCGGCGCGGCCGGAGCTGGTCCGCGGCTACCTCGGCCCGCAGGAGCTGCACAAGGCCGGCGTGCGATACCTGGTCGACCCCCGGGTGGTGGCCGGGTCGGCCTGGCTGACCGGCGCGAACGAACCCGGCCGGCACGCCACCGGCGTGGTCTGCGGGCGCGACTTCACCCCGGACAGCACCATCGAGGCGGCGGCGATCCGCGACGGCGACCCCTGCCCGGCGTGTGAACACGGCGCGCTGGAGATCCGCCGCGGCATCGAGGTGGGGCACGTCTTCCAGCTCGGCAAGCGGTTCACCGACGCGTTCGAGCTGGACGCCTCCGGCGCCGACGGTGGCCTGACCCGGATCACCATGGGCAGCTACGGCATCGGCATCTCCCGGCTGCTCGCCACCATCGCCGAACAGCACCACGACGACGACGGTCTGGTGTGGCCCGCGGCGGTGGCGCCCTGCGACATCCACCTGGTGCCCACCGGGCAGCGGCAACTCGACGCCGCGCTGACGCTGGCGGAGGAGCTCACCGCCGCCGGTCGCCGGGTGCTGTTGGACGACCGGGTCAGCGTCTCGGCCGGGGTGAAGTTCACCGACGCGGAGCTGCTCGGCATCCCCCGGATCGTGGTGCTGGGCCGCCGGGTCGACGAAGGGTACGGCGAGCTGCGGGACCGGGTCACCGGCGAGCGCCGGGAGACCCCGCTGACCGTGGCGGACGTCCTCGGCTGA
- a CDS encoding maleylpyruvate isomerase family mycothiol-dependent enzyme, whose translation MSSVYQSVAAWRQSLESLLRLGQSLPDPAWGGPTECPRWTVKDIYSHLIGGEQWMADGHQLPEQGYEAWVAAPVAARRDHPPGQVLAELRQVYELRRVQLARQPLDPDQPTQLATGARMPLSQLLKIRVLDVWAHEQDVRRAVGQPGNLASPAAAIAGDLFVASLPRIVAKAAQAPPGASVRLTTRGPVTIDVAVTVDQAGKGALVAPGRSATCHLTLGWEAYTRLCCGRGDRPEPELKIAGDRALAERVLAHLTVTP comes from the coding sequence ATGTCATCGGTGTACCAATCGGTCGCGGCGTGGCGGCAGTCGCTGGAGTCGCTGCTGCGTCTCGGCCAGAGCCTGCCGGATCCGGCGTGGGGCGGGCCCACCGAATGCCCCCGGTGGACCGTCAAAGACATCTATTCCCACCTGATCGGCGGCGAGCAGTGGATGGCCGACGGGCACCAACTCCCCGAGCAAGGGTATGAAGCCTGGGTCGCGGCGCCGGTCGCCGCCCGCCGCGACCACCCGCCCGGGCAGGTGCTGGCGGAGCTCCGCCAGGTGTACGAGCTGCGCCGGGTGCAGCTGGCCCGCCAGCCGCTCGACCCGGACCAGCCGACCCAGCTCGCCACCGGGGCCCGGATGCCGCTGTCGCAGCTGCTGAAGATCCGGGTACTCGACGTGTGGGCGCACGAACAGGACGTCCGCCGCGCCGTCGGCCAGCCGGGCAACCTGGCCAGCCCGGCCGCGGCGATCGCCGGAGACCTGTTCGTGGCCAGCCTGCCCCGGATCGTGGCCAAGGCGGCGCAGGCGCCGCCCGGCGCCTCGGTCCGGCTCACCACCCGCGGCCCGGTCACCATCGACGTGGCGGTCACCGTCGACCAGGCAGGCAAGGGCGCACTAGTCGCCCCCGGCCGGTCCGCCACCTGCCACCTGACCCTCGGCTGGGAGGCGTACACCCGGCTCTGCTGCGGTCGCGGGGACCGCCCCGAACCGGAGCTCAAGATCGCCGGTGACCGGGCGTTAGCCGAGCGGGTGCTCGCCCACCTGACCGTCACCCCGTAG